The Salicibibacter halophilus DNA window CGATCTTTTCATATTCTATCATTAATTGACTTTTTTCTACATGAAACTAGATTAGGAAAGTAACGCCAAATCGGAAGCAAAGTCTTTTTCGTCGTTCGCATTCTTTTCGTTTGAAATGCCCCTTGTCCTTGTTATATGGTAAAGACCGATGATACTGGTTTAACAGAAGGTAGGGAGCAAAAGTGCAGCAACAACCTTTATCGCGAAATCGCATTTTTATCTTGCTTTTTATCGCGGGAATCTTTGCGGTTGTCGGTTTTAGCATGTTTTTAACAACGGTCTCCTGGTATGCCATTAGTGAGTTGGAGTCGGCATCCGCTGTGGGGTTGGTCTTAATAGCGGCAACGATTCCCCGTCTGGTGATGATGATGTTCGGCGGGGTCGTCGCCGACAAATATAAAAAAACAACCATTATGTTCGCGACAAACCTTATACAGTCCGTCATGCTTTTCAGTATGTATCTATTCGTTGCCAATGACCTGCTAACATTGTCGGTTTTACTCGTTCTGGCAGGTGTATTTGGAATGCTGGACGCTTTTTTCGGACCGGCGAGTGTGTCGTTAATTCCGAAAGTCGTCCCGAAAAAACAATTGCAAAGGGCAAATGCGATTTTTCAGGGTGCCGATCAAATATCCTTTATCGTTGGCCCGATATTGGCGGGTCTAACGATGGAATCGCTTGGTGTGGCGTCGAGCTTTTTGATCGCGACTATTCTTGTCTTTCTTTCAGCTGTTTTCATCTTTCCGCCATTTCTCAAGGAAGCGCCGGTCGATGATAGTGTCCCGCAAAGCCCTTGGAATGATTTGAAAGAGGGGCTGAGCTATGTTCGGCAATCAAGTTTTCTCCTTACGGGCCTTGTCGTATTAATCTCCTTAAATTTTTTTGTGTTCGGGGCGCTTCATGTTGCCATGCCGTTGCTCGTGGATGTCCATGATGGATCGCCATTGAATTTAAGTTTCATGGAGGCCGGTTTAGGGATCGGCATGTTGCTGGGTAGCTTTATTTTAAGCGTATATACGATAAAAAAACGGCGGGGCGCGGTGACGATCTATGGGTTAATCGCATCTTTGTTTCTTTTTATAGCCTTTAGTCAAGTTCCGTCATTGTCGGGCTTAACGGTGTTATTATTTTTTATCGGATTCGCGATGGTTTTCGTCTACATTCCTTTTTTTACGGTCGCGCAAGAGAAGACGGAAAACCGAATTATGGGCAGGGTGATGAGCATTATTTTTCTTGCCATGAATGGGTTTGACCCGGTTTCCTATGGCATAATTGCCGGCTTTGTCTCAGCGGGCATCCCGGTTCAGGCGGTCTTGTTTGGGTTGGGGATAACCGGAATGTTGATCGCGCTTATTGTTTTTTTCAAAGCACAGGAATTTCGACACGTTTAAGGTAAAGAATAAAGAGGTATATAAAAAAGGCATAAAAGGAAAGCAAGGTGATTAGTGTGCAACGTTATGAAGATACATTGTTCGATCAAGGTCATATCAGCAATCACATTTTAAAAAACCGATACATTGTCGGACCGATGACGAGGGTAAGTTCGGAAGCGGATGGCACACCGAATGAACGTGTCCATCGTTATTATGAGCGCTTCGCGAAAGGCGGATTTGCCGCGGTGATGACGGAGGGAACGTATCCGGACACCATGTATAGCCAGGGGTATGAAAACCAGGCAGGGCTGGCAACAGAGAAACATGCCGAAGCGTGGGCGCCTATCGTTCGTGATGTAAAGGCGCACGGCGCAAAAATGATTGTGCAATTGATGCACGCCGGCGGGCAATCACAAGGGAATTATTATAAGGATACGAGTGTTGCGCCTTCTCCCTTTCAACCACCGAAGCCAATGGTGGAAGTTTACGGCGGCCAAGGGGATTTTCCGGTCGCGAAAGAATTGACAAAAGATGAAATCGAAGACGTCAAAGACGGGTTTGTCCAGTCTGCCCGCTATGCTGTAAGTGCCGGTTTTGATGGGATTGAACTCCACGGTGCCAACGGTTATTTGCTCGACCAGTTTTTGTCGGAGAATATTAATAAAAGAGAAGATGAATACGGTGGTTCCATCGAAAATCGCCTGCGTTTTCTCGTTGAATTAATCGATGATGTGCGTGACGCAGTGGGGGAGCAAATGATGCTCGGCATTCGCATTTCTCAATTGAAAGCGACGAACGGAACGTATAAATGGCCGGGTGGAGAGAAGGATGCGGAAGTCATTTTCTCCACACTGGGAAAAACGTCCGTGGATTTTATCCATCTTTCCGATGATGACGCGACCACTCCCGGTTTTGGAGAAGGAACGATGACGATGGCTGAAGCGGCGAAAAAATATTCCGGGAAACCGATTATAGGTTGTGGAAACCTCAGCGATCCGGAGGTCGCGGCCCAGTTCATTTCCGATGGGCAAAGTGATTTCGTCGCTATCGCCCGTCAAGCCTTGGCCAACCCGGATACCCCCAATCGCGTTTTGGAAAATAAGCCGTTGGATGACTTCGATGCCGGCAGCATCATGAAACCGAAAGCCTACGTGAAAGATCACGAGCTTGACCAACCATTAACGGAAAATGAATAATGCAATGTTAAGAGGGCGAAACGAAGGTTGCATCAAGTTTATCGAACAAAATAACTTTTTATCGTACCTTAAGAGACCGGATTTACCATCCATTGAGGTGCAATATCGTCTTTATTGTACCTCTCGAGCCGTATCAACCACCTATTAGGGTACAATATCTTCATTATCGTACCTCACGGATCTTGTCGATAAGCCTTAAAGGTACAATAACCGTTTTATCGTCCCTCCCGAGGCGCATCGCCCGTCTATTGAGGTACAATCTCCTTTTGGATAAAAAAAGAGCCTGAGTCCTTTTCCAGTGACCTCAGGCTTTTTTGCGTTTCTCTAAGCATTCGTTTCCGGTTCTTTTGGTATTTTTTGCCCGAACATCCGGTTTAACCCAAAACCTAATAGGATGAGGACGACAATTCCTGCTACGAGCGACAACCAAATGGATTCTGTATACCCGGCAGCCACAAATGCTACAATGCCGCTTACGCCCGCGGTGAGTGCATATGGAAGCTGGGTGTTGACGTGATCAACCAAGTCACAGGACGAACCTGCAGATGAAAGAACGGTCGTGTCTGAGATCGGTGAACAATGATCCCCGAAGACCCCGCCGCTTAGTACAGCTGCAATCGCCAACGGCATTGAGAGGTCCATGGAAACAGCAATCGGCATCGCGATTGGAATCATAATGGCAAACGTGCCGTAAGAAGTTCCGGTTGTAAAAGCGACAATCCCGGAAATGATAAAAATCAAAGCCGGAATAATTGCCGGTGTAAACAGCTGCTCGGCGAGCGTGCTCACGTATTCATCGGTACCGACTTCTGCAGCAACATCTCCAATCGACCAAGCGAGGATTAAGATCATGAAAACGAGGACCATCCCTTTAATGCCGCTCATGTAGATCGATATTGCTTCTTTGAACGAGAATAACTTTTGGGCCATCCCCATAATTAAGCCGAGAATGCCTGCCGTGAAGGCGGCCAAAAGGATGGAAATCGCGCCGTCCGCTTCTCCGATGGCGGTCACAAAATCATTTCCCGGGTAACCTCCCGTCCATAAAAAAAGAGGCGGGATCATGGCTAACAAAACGATTAACGGTATGAGCAAATTCATTAATTTTGGCTTGGTTGTCAAAGGTTCTGCTTGAGTAATTTCATCTGCGGATGGAGGTTGCGCCCCATCGCGTTGAACTTTTCCGGTCGTCATTGTACGGAATTCCGCTTTTGCCATCGGCCCATAATCGAGCTTCAAAAAGATAATGACGAAAACGAATAGAACGGCAAAGATCGAGTAAAAGTTAAATGGGATCGTCGTCAGATAGGTGAGGTATTCCGATTGGGAGATACCGAGTTCCGCAAATTGAGCGCCGATCAATCCCATCACAAACACGACCCAGGTGGAAACAGGCACGAGAAGTGCGGTGGGTGCTGAAGTGGAATCCACGATATAGGCAAGCTTTTCCCTTGACACTTTCATTCGATCCGTAACCGAGCGCATGACACTTCCCGCGGTCAATGCGTTAAAATAATCATCAATAAACAAGAGTATACCCATCCCTCCGGTAGACCCTTGCGCTCCGCGGCGGCTTTTTACTTTTTCGGCAATGAATTTGGCCAGTGCTTCAGCGCCTCCCGTGCGTTGGAAAAACGCGATCAATACGCCGAATAACGCGACGTATACTAAAACAGTGGCATTCCATTCATCCCCGATGACTGGGATGATAAAGTCTTGAAACATAACATAAAAACCCATGATAGGATTCCAGTCTGCCAACATCGTTGCTCCGATCCAAACACCTGCAAATAAAGAAGGGATAACATTACGGGTAATGATTGCAAGAACGATAGCAAGCAGTGGAGGGAGTAACGTTAAAACTCCGAATTCCATGTATGCATACTCCTTTCATCTTTTTCTGACAAGCCTCATGATTGTATCATTCCCCTGTATAATATACGACATAATAGCCTTAAAAACCTGCCGGATTACATTATTTTGTTCATAAAAGACACGTCAGCTTCTAAAGCCGACGTGTCCGTTTACGTTTTAAGCGGTTTCATTTGTTTCCGATTGGAAGGCCTTATCCTTGTGTTCGGAACGTTCGACATAAACGGCACATGCGCTGTCACCCAAAATGTTGGTACCGGTACGGATCATATCAAGGATACGGTCGATGGCAGCAACCAGGGCAATGCCTTCGATCGGCAAACCTATCGCGGTCACTGTAATAGTCAGCATAATTAGCCCCGCTCCTGGTACACCGGCTGTACCGATAGCCGCAAGTGTTGCCACGATCATGACGGTGGCGATTTCCAAGAATGAGAGTTGAATCCCGTAAAACTGGGCGATAAACATTACCGCGACGCCGTTATAAAGAGTGGTTCCATCCATGTTAATGGTCGCGCCGAGAGGGATGATAAAGCTGCTCGTTTTGTTGGAAACACCGACATTTTCTTGTACGTTTTTCATGGAAAGCGGGATAGTGGCCGCGCTGCTCGCGCTTGAGAAAGCAAATAGGAACGCAGGGGTCATCCCCTTGAAAAACTTCAAAGGTGATATTTTTCCAAGATATCTGACTGTACTTCCGTAAACGACCAAGATGTGGATGAGACAACCAACTGCAAGGGCAGCAATGACGACCAAGAGTGGCATTAATACGGCTAAGCCATGTTCACCCACCACTGGTGCCAAGATGCCAAAAACACCGAGCGGAGCTAGTTTTATGATGCCGGCGGTAATTTTAAACATAACTTCGGCCAGGCCGTCAAAGAAGTTCTTCAAAGGATCCGCGCGTTCGCCCACGACAAGGATGCCGATCCCTAAAGCCAATGCGAAAAAGATAACTTGCAATGTATCTCCCGCGGCCATGCCTTCGATGGGGTTCTCGGGAACGATATTTAAAATAACATCAATGACATCGTCATCCTGTTCTTCGGCGTCTTCCAATTCCTCATCTACTTCTTCCTCCGTCGGTTCGTCTATATCGGCGACTTCACCGGGGTTAAACAAAAAGCCCATGGATAGACCAATGCTTATCGCTATGAGGGAGGTGATAAGAAAATAAGCAACCGTTTTCCCGCCGAGCCGGACCATTTGTTTTCCGGTACCCAGGTTTGTCACACCGGTGATGAGAGCGGCCAGGATGAGCGGAATGATGACGAATTGAATCAGCCGTAAAAATAGCTCGCCAAGGGGTTCTACGACCTCAATGGCTTCGCCGAATATCGCGCCAAATATGATAGCTAGAATGAATGCAATCAGAATTTGGTAAACTAAAGAAATTCTCACAGATGACACCCCTTTTAAAATCCATTTAATTGTAAGAAAATAAAAACAATAGTTATCGGTACTTCTGCCTTATCCTATCCCTCCATTCTGCCTACACAAACACGATAACGTTGCAATACTCAATAACCGTATAATAACATTAATTGGAAAAATTAGATAAATTAAACTGCCTTGCTTGTGTCACCGCCACTAATAAATATGTACAAAATAAGATTTGTAGAACTAATTCAAAGGGTGGGGGGGTGGGGATCCTTGCTAGCTTCTAAAAAAACCTGTGGCAAACATTTTGCCACAGGTTAGGGTTAAATTGTAAAACATTTTTATCTACTCCCACACGGCCATTAAATCTTCAGCATGGGACTGCAGCGTTTCAAAAGCTTCTTCGGAAATCACCTCATTTTCTTGCTGATGATCAAGCAAGTCATTAAATCCTTCCATATGTTCAACAACGTTATCCGCCTCTTCCAATTCTTCGTAATGGCTGACAGCTGTCAGGTGAGTTGTTAAAGCCTGCACTGCTTCCTCGCTCGCAAATTCACCTTCTTCATCGAAACGTTCGACAGCTTCATTAATATCGGCTGCGCTGATCGGCTCGTCCTCTTCATCCGTAGCAAATTCCACCATGACTTCCCCGTCATTGGTTACGTATCCGTATGACAACCCACTGCTGGAAAAAGGAGAAGCAAGGTTTCCATTATGATCCAAAGCAATGACAGCACCGGTGGCTCCCAGAGAAGGCATGTTGTCTTCTACAACGGTTTCTGCAGCACCATATACAGATTGTTCCCCGAATTCAACAAGGGCAGATATATCCCTTGCGGCCGTTCCCCTGATGAAAACCTCTCCTGTCCCCGTTGCGGATACAGCGACCCCGTCATTATCGGCATAAGTTCCTGCTCCAATAATCGGTGAATCTCCAATCCTGCCAACGGCTTTATTTGTCAGTCCTCCTGTGGACGTTCCCGCTGCTAAATTATCGTTTTCATCGAGGGCAACCGCGCCAACGGTGCCGTGATTTTCAGTATCTGCTTCATCCTCTTCTTTTGCATCAAGAAGTTGTTCCCATCTTCTTTCGGTGAAGAAATAATCTTGAGTAACGGTTTCAAGGCCTTGTTCGATTCCAAACAAATCAGCTCCATCACCGCCGAGCATGACATGTTCGGATTCTTCCATTATTTCGTGAGCAAGAGAAATCGGATTTTTTATATTTTCCACCCCGGCAACAGCCCCGGCTTCCAGATCTTCGCCACTCATGATAGAAGCATCCAATTCATGAGCGGCATCCGTATTAAAAACCGATCCTCGTCCTGCATTCAGTAAGGGTGAATCTTCCAATAGGAGGATAGCGTCTTCCACAGCTTCTACACTTGTTCCGCCATCCTCAATGGTATTTTTCCCTGCTTCTAACGCTTCTTCCATAACTTCACGGTAATCATCCTGTAAATCATCCGAGACCGTACCGCTGCCTCCATGAATGGCAAACATAATGTCTTCCTGGTTGTGATCTACTTGTGTTTCAGCGCTGGATTCAGTACTAGTCGTTGCGAAGAAAATGAGCAAAGCAAAGAAACCTATGAATATACTCATTTTGATCATGAGGTTATTTTGCATGTTGTATCGCTCCTAAAATAATATTTTCCGATTGACTAGCGCGCTATATCTAAAATAGCACTACTGACTAGTTCTCCGTGCGTTTGGATTCTTTCTTCGCTTATATATTCCATCGTATCGTAGGGGGTGTGATACGTAGGTTCCAGCTCTCCTGTCCCTGGTTCCCTCCAGCTAATATTAGCTGCGTCTATCCCGGCATCATGGAAAGATTCATGATCCGATGCTCCTCGTTCAAAAAGGGTAAGGGCATCGTTGTCTAGTCTATCTGCCGCCGCGTCTGCGTATTCCCATACCGTATTCGGTTCTCCATCGACCACATTGACATTGAGACTGGTGGCCTTTTCCCAGTCCGCGCCAACCATATCAAAATTAAAGTTGGCGGCACTTTGATTGATTTCCTCCTGGGATAATTCATCCAAGTAATATCGCGAACCGTTTAAACCACCCTCTTCATATCCAAAAGCGATGAACCTGATTTCTTTATCGACAGACATGTCTTGCATGGTTCTCGCTAGTTCAAGGATATGGGCCGTACCGGAGGCATTGTCGTTGGCTCCCGGAGAAAATGCAACAGAGTCATAGTGTGCGGTTACATACACGATTTCCGGATCTTCTATATCCTCTTCAGGTTCTTTTACGGCAATGACGTTTTGAGAAATTTCGTCCGTCATTGTTTGCACGTTAAGGTTTACCGTCAACCCATCCTCGGTAATCTCTGAGCGTAACATTTCGCCGTCGTCTTGGGTTACACCCACAACCGGTATATCAACGGTTTCATCGGATAATCCCGGTCTAAATGCTCGGAGGTCATCCGTATCATCCGTGATGATCAACCCCGCTGCGCCAGCTTCAGACGCGCGTGTTGCCGCGTCCAGGAAAGAAGATTCACCTCGCTGGATGAGTGCAATGTTGCCTTCAACCTCATCCGGGAAATCGCCTTCCTCGCCATAAGCAGCATCAACGACATCTGCGTTGATCCCTTCCTCATCTGTTTCTGCAGAACCTAACGAACTTCGCAAAGGCACTTCCTCGTTATCTTCGGAGACTATCGTTAATTGATCCAAGCGTTGTTCATCCTCTTCATCGATATCGAATTCTTGAAGTTCAACCGGATAGCCGAGATTTACAAACTCATTTTTAATATAATCGGCAGCCTCTTTTTCTTCATCCGTACCAGCGTATCTGACGCCGATATTTTCACTTAAATGTTCAATATGCTCAAGGGAATTTTCAGCGTCAAAAGCTAAAACTCCCGACTGGGCAATTAACTGGTCCGCAGCGTCCTGTAAAGTTGTATAAGCATTTTCGGAAACTAATTCATCGTTAAACTGCTGGTCGAGTAAATCATGGAAGCCTTCCATGTGCTGAATAACTTTTTCTGCTTCCCCTTGATCTTCGTAATGGCTGACAGATCTCATGTGGGCGGTTAGAGCACGGGCTGCTTCATCAGAGCTGAATTCCCCTGCTTCGTCGTATTGCTCGATCATTTCTATCAGGTCATTAGCTGTAATATCTTCCGGTGGTTCCGGTTCAAGGTGATCGTCAGGCGCGTGTGGGGCCTCCTCTCCGCCAACACCAACGCCGATAAAGGCATAGTCATTAATCATCCCGGGTGTGGAGTGGGAGATGCCGGCTTGTCCACCGAACATCGTGCTCTCAGTGGTAGTTATTTGCCAATCATCA harbors:
- a CDS encoding isoaspartyl peptidase/L-asparaginase family protein, with translation MQNNLMIKMSIFIGFFALLIFFATTSTESSAETQVDHNQEDIMFAIHGGSGTVSDDLQDDYREVMEEALEAGKNTIEDGGTSVEAVEDAILLLEDSPLLNAGRGSVFNTDAAHELDASIMSGEDLEAGAVAGVENIKNPISLAHEIMEESEHVMLGGDGADLFGIEQGLETVTQDYFFTERRWEQLLDAKEEDEADTENHGTVGAVALDENDNLAAGTSTGGLTNKAVGRIGDSPIIGAGTYADNDGVAVSATGTGEVFIRGTAARDISALVEFGEQSVYGAAETVVEDNMPSLGATGAVIALDHNGNLASPFSSSGLSYGYVTNDGEVMVEFATDEEDEPISAADINEAVERFDEEGEFASEEAVQALTTHLTAVSHYEELEEADNVVEHMEGFNDLLDHQQENEVISEEAFETLQSHAEDLMAVWE
- a CDS encoding MFS transporter, whose protein sequence is MQQQPLSRNRIFILLFIAGIFAVVGFSMFLTTVSWYAISELESASAVGLVLIAATIPRLVMMMFGGVVADKYKKTTIMFATNLIQSVMLFSMYLFVANDLLTLSVLLVLAGVFGMLDAFFGPASVSLIPKVVPKKQLQRANAIFQGADQISFIVGPILAGLTMESLGVASSFLIATILVFLSAVFIFPPFLKEAPVDDSVPQSPWNDLKEGLSYVRQSSFLLTGLVVLISLNFFVFGALHVAMPLLVDVHDGSPLNLSFMEAGLGIGMLLGSFILSVYTIKKRRGAVTIYGLIASLFLFIAFSQVPSLSGLTVLLFFIGFAMVFVYIPFFTVAQEKTENRIMGRVMSIIFLAMNGFDPVSYGIIAGFVSAGIPVQAVLFGLGITGMLIALIVFFKAQEFRHV
- a CDS encoding oxidoreductase, which translates into the protein MQRYEDTLFDQGHISNHILKNRYIVGPMTRVSSEADGTPNERVHRYYERFAKGGFAAVMTEGTYPDTMYSQGYENQAGLATEKHAEAWAPIVRDVKAHGAKMIVQLMHAGGQSQGNYYKDTSVAPSPFQPPKPMVEVYGGQGDFPVAKELTKDEIEDVKDGFVQSARYAVSAGFDGIELHGANGYLLDQFLSENINKREDEYGGSIENRLRFLVELIDDVRDAVGEQMMLGIRISQLKATNGTYKWPGGEKDAEVIFSTLGKTSVDFIHLSDDDATTPGFGEGTMTMAEAAKKYSGKPIIGCGNLSDPEVAAQFISDGQSDFVAIARQALANPDTPNRVLENKPLDDFDAGSIMKPKAYVKDHELDQPLTENE
- a CDS encoding Na+/H+ antiporter NhaC family protein, with translation MEFGVLTLLPPLLAIVLAIITRNVIPSLFAGVWIGATMLADWNPIMGFYVMFQDFIIPVIGDEWNATVLVYVALFGVLIAFFQRTGGAEALAKFIAEKVKSRRGAQGSTGGMGILLFIDDYFNALTAGSVMRSVTDRMKVSREKLAYIVDSTSAPTALLVPVSTWVVFVMGLIGAQFAELGISQSEYLTYLTTIPFNFYSIFAVLFVFVIIFLKLDYGPMAKAEFRTMTTGKVQRDGAQPPSADEITQAEPLTTKPKLMNLLIPLIVLLAMIPPLFLWTGGYPGNDFVTAIGEADGAISILLAAFTAGILGLIMGMAQKLFSFKEAISIYMSGIKGMVLVFMILILAWSIGDVAAEVGTDEYVSTLAEQLFTPAIIPALIFIISGIVAFTTGTSYGTFAIMIPIAMPIAVSMDLSMPLAIAAVLSGGVFGDHCSPISDTTVLSSAGSSCDLVDHVNTQLPYALTAGVSGIVAFVAAGYTESIWLSLVAGIVVLILLGFGLNRMFGQKIPKEPETNA
- a CDS encoding dicarboxylate/amino acid:cation symporter; this encodes MRISLVYQILIAFILAIIFGAIFGEAIEVVEPLGELFLRLIQFVIIPLILAALITGVTNLGTGKQMVRLGGKTVAYFLITSLIAISIGLSMGFLFNPGEVADIDEPTEEEVDEELEDAEEQDDDVIDVILNIVPENPIEGMAAGDTLQVIFFALALGIGILVVGERADPLKNFFDGLAEVMFKITAGIIKLAPLGVFGILAPVVGEHGLAVLMPLLVVIAALAVGCLIHILVVYGSTVRYLGKISPLKFFKGMTPAFLFAFSSASSAATIPLSMKNVQENVGVSNKTSSFIIPLGATINMDGTTLYNGVAVMFIAQFYGIQLSFLEIATVMIVATLAAIGTAGVPGAGLIMLTITVTAIGLPIEGIALVAAIDRILDMIRTGTNILGDSACAVYVERSEHKDKAFQSETNETA